From the Hordeum vulgare subsp. vulgare chromosome 1H, MorexV3_pseudomolecules_assembly, whole genome shotgun sequence genome, the window GCCGCCCCCCGCGCCGtgcggcggcagcggcgggggATACTACCCCGCGCCGTCTCCCCAGCCGGCGCCCGGGTCCGACCAGCTCCTCCACGCCATCGCCGCGCATCTCCTGCTCAACTCCGCGCCCCCGCCTCCCCCGCAGCCCCAGGCCCAACCGCCGCCCCAGCCCCAGCCCCAGCACCACCCGCAGCAGCCGCAACACCAGCCCCAGCCCCACCCTCATCCCGCCGCGCACCACGCGAATCTCTACGCCACCTACGCTTACCAGtaccagcaccagcagcagcagcagcagggatCCGCCCCCCACGCGGCCTATCCCCAGCCGCCcgcgcccgcgccgccgccgccgcagcagcaTCACCATCAGCACCAGCCGAACCCGCCCGACCATGGCCAGCTCCTGCTCCACTCGCTCCTGCGCCGCGTGGCCGCGCTCGAGACCACCCTGCCGCACGCCTTCCCCTCCGTCTCGGCACCGCATCCCCAGCAGCCCAACCCTCGCCGGCACCACCGCGCGCACGCGCACCAGGAGGACCCGCCCTCGCCCCCACCGCCGCGTCGCGCGCGCCGGGGGCCGCCGTCCGAGAGGGAGCTGGCGGCGCGCACGATCCAGGAGCACTTCCGCCGCTTCCTGGCGCGGCGCTCCCGCACGCTGCGCCAGCTCAAGGAGCTCGCCATGCTCCGTGCCAAGGCCGCGTCCCTCCGGGCGTCCCTCTccggctccggccaccgccgGTGCAAGGACCCGATGGCCATCTCGGAGGCCGCCCTGGGCATGCTCTACCGCGTCGACGGGATCCAGGTGATGCAATGGTCTCTCTTCGATTCGATCGGTTATACCATTGGTGTGGTGGGGTTCTGATGGTGGATTTTGGACCAGGGAGGGGACCCTATGATCCGGGAGGGGAAGCACGCCGTGAGCCGGGAGCTCGGCCGCATATTGGAGTTTGTCGACAAGGTGCTCCTCAGAGAGCAGGAGGAGATGAGCGGGGATGGCGCATTCGACGATTATCCTGAAGGTTGTCGTGGGGGGAATCGCCCAACTGTGAACAAGAAGGTAAGTTTCCACGGTAATGAGGCCAATAACGATGCCGATGAGAGCTCCGAGAGCTCGAGTTCGGCCGAGGCAGATGAGAGGAAGGCCGCAAACAACAAGAAGAGTGCCAATGGCAAGCCTGGGCTTGCAGCCCCAGTGCCTGTGCACATGGAGTCAAGGAGAACTCCAGGGGAAATGTGATAACCCAGTCTTGCATCATGTAATGCTACCTCATGTTTAGGATCATGTGGATTATCTTGCTCTTACAGTACTAAGGTTCTTATTCACTGATGTTTCTCGAGAAAAGATTGGAACCTTTTAGTCGGTAGAGTTTGTGCTGCAACAACTGTGTTTAGACTGTTCTATTGCCTCTCTGTTACATTTGTTACCGCATTGTACTACTGGTAGTTTTGAACATTGAGAATCTAGCTTTGATCATTTTATTGCACGAATTTTGTCATGATTCTTCCGGGATCTTGGGCAAACAGCATATTGTAGGCGTGTTGTTTGTCATGGTCATTTTTCTCAATGAGTCAGAATGCGTCTACACAACTGCACTGAGTTCTGATCTTGTCATTAATATTCAAGATTGCTTCTCGACCTTGATTGATTGAAGTTGTAGCTTTATTATCTGGCCCACTTGTTGATTACCGTACGGGGTCAGTTTGATTGTGTCTATGTATGCTGCTTACATGTGTCAATGCAAGTGTTTCTCCAGGAGCTGGGCCATCCATGTGATGATGTTTTCAGCCATAAGCCCATAACCCGCAAAGAGTGTTTCTGTGTGTTTCATTGTTAAGTCGGTATTGTCTGAATCTGTTGAATGAAATCAGCTTGCCTATTTTGGATCCGGAAATAGAATCTTCTTTGGGGCTTGCTAACATTTCTTTGCTGGGCCTGGTTCGTTTTACGGGGGTTGATCATTTTAGCAGGACTATAAAAAAGGACATGTGAACCGCAGCTTGGATCATGTTTAGACTGTTGTATTGCCTCTGTTACATTTGTTGCTTCATTGTACTACTGATAGTTTTACTGTTGTATTGCctctgttacatttgttactgcaTTGTACTACTGATAGTTTTAAACATTGAGAGTCTAGCTTGGATCATTTTGCCGCACTAATTATGTCATGGTTCTCGTGGGTTCTCTGGCAAACATGTGTTTAGGTGAACTGTACGTCATGCTTGCGTCTGCACAATTGCACCAAATTCTGATGTTGTCATTAATAATTCTAGATTGCTTCTTGACCTTGACAGATTGAAGTTGTAGCTTTATCCTTTGGCCCGCTCGTTAATAATCGCATGGGGTCAGTTTGGTTGCGTCTATGTATGCCGTTTACATGTGTTGCAGTGTTTTTCCACTAGTTGGGCCATCCATGTGATGATGTTTTCAGCCATAACTCATTACGAGTGTGTCTGGGTGTTTCATCGTTAAGTTGGTATTGTCAGCTCTGCTGATTGAAATCATCTTGCCCATTTTGGATCCGGAAATAAAATTTTGTTCGGGCCTTGCTTAcgccttttcatttttctttttctgatcGCTGGGCCTGGTTCGTTATACATGATTGATCATTTTAGCAGGACCATGATGAGAAGACCATGTATTCGCAGCAGAGCTTGAGTCTCTTCGGTGCTCAATGTACACTGTCAGGTAGGCATTCCTAGCATGATTGTACAGGGTTCTTGAAATTAGAAATTGTTTTAACGCATCAATTGCGGATCTGCGTTGTTTTTTGTAAATGTGTGTTTTCTTTAGTTTTTTAGATTAGATGTTTTTGCCTCTCAGTATCGCACAAGTCTTCAGATAGGTTGAAGTTTGTGGCTGGAAAACACTGAGGTTAGACTCACTGATGGTCTTAGCTTTTGATAGCCTGGATTGTtgaattactagcaaaagggggTGCCTCGCCCTTTGTCTTGTCGGTTTAAGACTTGGTTTTTGGAGAAGTTGTATTTAGCTTCTCGAAAATGGTAATGCTGGAAGGCCAAGATGCCAAGAACCGCCCTTATAGCATCTCTAACCTTATAATTTAGCCCTCCTGTATGGACTCGTAACCTTCAAATTCTTATATTTGCTCTAAAAAATATGATTTCTAGTCGATTCCCTAAACTTAACTCCCTAAAGTTATTTTTTGCCAAATCTTCCTAATTTTACTTTAAATACTATTCCCTTCATTTCTAAATATATAGGATGTATAGTTTTTGACACGGAAATTAAAGAACACACGTAGAGGGAAAATttacaagttttgggtgagattacACTTCACTAATTGACATCAGAAAATAGACGAGCTTGTCTGATATAAGGAAATGTAATTAAATTCCTAAAATAAATATCCAAACGAATGGTGCAACGCAATACACCTTATATcaatgaacggagggagtacatttcaAGTACATATTTGCACACATATTAAATCCAAACATAATAATCAAGGTTCACACAATTTACAAGTATTACAAATTCAGAGTTTACAAATCGAATCAAACACACAGAAGGGTTCAAATAAAGTAAAGAGCATGCTAAAAGCATAAgtatgaagtgttatgtagttgccaCTGATGGTCAACGAGACTATCTTGGAGCTAGGT encodes:
- the LOC123401274 gene encoding uncharacterized protein LOC123401274: MYSNWGCGCNNGVDVLITVSSSTTVGISSNRLRSPVSMSAGISRWRFLMPPNDDPPAIGMALRLMVTDAGVDGATMLTSDEHSAEKRLPSGWTWKAGIGCMQDAHGNSDSIIRGYADEPVLAAVVATTALTSPCHGRASGEQIYGWINPGDVRARPTSRSHTPRRHGRHPLRARTWDGRDGGTTRTRFLRSLSLADVIPRRLSLPSHLARIPSPLAAPRPQEMSRHHHHDPAPPPCCSCCACGCSPPPPAPCGGSGGGYYPAPSPQPAPGSDQLLHAIAAHLLLNSAPPPPPQPQAQPPPQPQPQHHPQQPQHQPQPHPHPAAHHANLYATYAYQYQHQQQQQQGSAPHAAYPQPPAPAPPPPQQHHHQHQPNPPDHGQLLLHSLLRRVAALETTLPHAFPSVSAPHPQQPNPRRHHRAHAHQEDPPSPPPPRRARRGPPSERELAARTIQEHFRRFLARRSRTLRQLKELAMLRAKAASLRASLSGSGHRRCKDPMAISEAALGMLYRVDGIQGGDPMIREGKHAVSRELGRILEFVDKVLLREQEEMSGDGAFDDYPEGCRGGNRPTVNKKVSFHGNEANNDADESSESSSSAEADERKAANNKKSANGKPGLAAPVPVHMESRRTPGEM